The following proteins are encoded in a genomic region of Arachis stenosperma cultivar V10309 chromosome 4, arast.V10309.gnm1.PFL2, whole genome shotgun sequence:
- the LOC130975146 gene encoding uncharacterized protein LOC130975146 yields the protein MEGHISATNNWKHSFSDMESNTKCLVKDWSRKLDDALWAYRTAFKTPIGMLPYQLVFGKACHFPVELEHRAFWALKLLNFDEQAIGEKRLMQLNELEEFRNQAYDNAKIYKENTKRWHDQKIARREFTEGQKVLLYNSRLKFFPGKLKSRWSGPFTILKVFPYGHVELMEDKTQRTFLSMVIDSNITWEAPWRSRE from the exons atggagggtcacatttctgcaacaaacaacTGGAAGCACTCCTTCTCAGATATGGAGTCAAACACAAAGTG CTTAGTAAAGGACTGGTCTAGGAAGCTAGACGATGCTCTATGGGCCtacaggacagccttcaagacccCCATTGGGATGTTACCATACCAACTAGTATTTGGCAAGGCTTGCCACTTTCCAGTTGAACTAGAGCATAGAGCCTTCTGGGCTCTAAAACTACTAAATTTTGATGAGCAAGCTATAGGAGAAAAGAGATTGATGCAACTCAATGAACTGGAAGAGTTTAGAAATCAAGCATATGATAATGCGAAAATCTACAAAGAGAAcacaaaaaggtggcatgaccaAAAGATAGCAAGAAGGGAGTTCACTGAAGGACAGAAGGTGTTACTCTACAACTCAAGACTCAAGTTCTTCCCTGGAAAACTTAAGTCTCGATGGTCAGGACCTTTCACCATACTCAAAGTGTTTCCTTATGGTCATGTGGAGCTCATGGAAGACAAGACTCAGAGAACTTTTCTGTCAATGGTCATAGACTCAAACATTACTTGGGAGGCTCCTTGGAGGAGCAGAGAGTGA